The following proteins are encoded in a genomic region of Diabrotica virgifera virgifera chromosome 1, PGI_DIABVI_V3a:
- the LOC126893361 gene encoding uncharacterized protein LOC126893361, producing MADDQIKSLKSQRANLKGQITRFSNYLTSNKDKLDQYELMARLEKVEETLSKFDICQSALESLVDNEDHNSERDSFESAYYAAVSKARSILGGSIASGSHLSSESSQMSDPIVNIKLPPLSLVQFDGNLEKFMQFYDSFNNIIHTNKNLSAIQKFYYLSSSLKGEALQTIQSLQVSDANYSVAWDLICQRYKNSRLIINSHIKALFEIPSLNKESREDLRNLLDTLQKNIRALENLKQSVKEWDSIIIFLVSSKLDNKTRKEWELSLSDVTTLPSYEEFIKFLSTRCQALEMLEFKSDTTNESSREVRKSKNRSYTHVSQQNNRICSFCKGSHLIYYCQGLLKLTVDNRIKEIRKLKLCTKCLRAGHANKDCRSEDCRKCNRNHNTLLHLEKSTNQNNPSTSTEVREETSSDRQVNLFSSSLENKDELYFPTNETVLASSDSSSYILLSTANIYIQDKSGCFVKCRALLDSASQSNYMTYNCLTKLGLNKSNVDISTSGISKKLIRINHSTKAKIYSMNKSFHADLSFLALEKITDNLPGISFNREAINFPKNIQLADTDFNQSKPIEVLLGASIFWSLMCVGQIKCGKNMPVLQKTHLGWILSGPISLLNSCNNICNLNIKNLDIQEKLEKFWKLEECPTTTRLSQEELECEEHFKQTTSRGSDGKFIVSLPIKATLNKMGESKDGAIRRLQMRAADTTSALFNQGKLKFLKVLQKNTDFQPTIEAFKDPSAHQEEIATAENLFLTTLHLKMRPV from the coding sequence atggctGACGATCAAATTAAGTCACTAAAATCACAAAGAGCAAATTTAAAAGGTCAGATAACTAGGTTCAGTAATTATCTAACAAGTAATAAAGACAAGCTGGATCAGTATGAGCTAATGGCTAGGCTCGAAAAGGTTGAAGAGACGTTAAGCAAATTTGATATATGTCAGTCAGCTTTAGAGTCCTTGGTGGACAATGAAGATCACAATAGTGAGAGAGATAGTTTTGAATCGGCATATTATGCAGCTGTTTCAAAAGCTCGTTCGATTTTGGGTGGCTCCATAGCTAGCGGTTCACACCTTTCATCAGAATCGTCTCAAATGTCTGATCCAATTGTAAATATTAAGTTACCTCCCCTCAGTTTAGTTCAATTTGACGGAAACTTGGAAAAATTTATGCAGTTTTATGATTCATTTAACAATATTATTCATACTAATAAAAATCTGTCAGCCATTCAAAAGTTTTATTACCTTTCTTCTTCATTAAAAGGAGAAGCGCTACAAACAATTCAATCCTTGCAGGTCAGCGATGCAAACTACTCTGTAGCTTGGGACCTTATATGCCAGAGATATAAGAATTCGCGCTTAATTATAAATAGCCACATAAAGGCTCTATTCGAAATTCCTTCTCTAAATAAAGAATCCAGGGAGGACTTAAGAAATCTCTTAGAtactttacaaaaaaatattcgTGCCTTGGAAAATCTTAAGCAGTCCGTTAAGGAATGGGACTCTATAATTATTTTCCTCGTGTCATCCAAGCTAGACAATAAAACAAGAAAGGAGTGGGAATTATCTTTGTCAGATGTAACCACATTGCCTTCTTATGAGGAATTCATTAAATTTCTTTCTACCCGTTGTCAGGCTTTGGAAATGTTAGAATTCAAATCAGATACTACTAACGAAAGCTCTCGCGAAGTTAGAAAGTCAAAAAATAGGTCTTATACCCATGTTTCTCAACAGAATAATAGAATATGTAGTTTTTGCAAAGGATCtcatttaatatattattgtcaAGGTCTCTTAAAACTTACTGTTGACAATCGGATAAAGGAAATTAGAAAATTGAAACTTTGCACTAAATGCCTACGAGCAGGGCATGCTAACAAGGATTGTAGAAGTGAAGATTGTCGCAAATGCAACAGGAATCACAACACGTTGCTACACTTAGAAAAATCGACCAATCAAAATAATCCGTCGACGAGCACTGAAGTTAGAGAAGAAACTTCAAGTGATAGACAGGTAAATCTGTTTTCTTCAAGTTTAGAAAATAAGGATGAGTTGTATTTTCCAACTAATGAAACAGTACTAGCGAGTAGTGACTCAAGTTCATATATTTTACTCTCTACTGCGAATATTTATATTCAAGATAAAAGTGGATGCTTTGTAAAATGCAGAGCTCTTCTAGATTCCGCAAGTCAATCAAACTACATGACTTATAATTGTCTAACAAAACTAGGTCTTAATAAATCTAACGTAGATATTTCTACGTCCGGTATAAGTAAAAAGTTGATACGAATAAACCATTCAACTAAAGCTAAAATATATTCAATGAACAAGTCATTTCATGCAGATCTTAGTTTTTTGGCGTTAGAAAAAATAACGGACAACTTGCCGGGTATATCTTTTAACAGGGAGGCCATCAACTTTCCTAAAAATATTCAACTCGCAGACACTGACTTTAATCAATCTAAACCTATTGAGGTATTGTTAGGTGCTAGTATATTTTGGTCACTAATGTGTGTTGGCCAGATAAAATGTGGCAAGAACATGCCTGTGCTCCAGAAGACGCATCTTGGCTGGATACTCTCCGGACCTATAAGTTTACTTAATTCTTGTAATAATATATGCAATCTAAACATAAAAAATCTTGATATTCAAGAAAAGCTAGAAAAATTCTGGAAGCTTGAGGAATGTCCGACTACTACTCGGCTATCCCAAGAAGAATTGGAGTGCGAAGAGCACTTCAAACAAACTACTTCTAGAGGTAGTGACGGCAAATTCATTGTCAGTCTGCCTATCAAGGCAACATTAAACAAAATGGGTGAATCCAAAGATGGCGCAATACGTCGATT